In the Lates calcarifer isolate ASB-BC8 linkage group LG24, TLL_Latcal_v3, whole genome shotgun sequence genome, one interval contains:
- the itprid1 gene encoding uncharacterized protein itprid1 isoform X9, which translates to MSAAACVALSVSSCAGGTSAYSLHLLQRLLAAGISLAAQDSVEPGIIWVTSVAQFPFMATDGAVAKRANLVASKLQWGLKDLPESNTGHDQEAQGSSSQNNVRKWLTTTVTEEDAKCEPLTEATELVRRNPSSDDDLALGVEASLYGKQGVRTVQQFLRWSRSSSALSRWNSFSSATSGHSGPLSVMEVLNLWNDDPEEVLLDLGFGCDEPDLSGRIPARFINYQSQARGINLQVFLEAQKNRIDLENPDVSNRFRQLEVLQQVTTAFSSLVGSSSSSALRAAQGKDLPPEAQERRRRMGMLFRRASKKSLSQVHNYKSQDLTTPNATSSPCAASESSQPPPYLGDKKIPLKRFKPGLLETACLSPLAEEQGTGPEPQSQPHMVFFTGQEGPLRSGPLREGHPLTANASAERKKSPGQASESFEMEEIHSFDDSSVTGSYTGGAENLVRGVIRTNSCQSDSSGFLEEPFILSLPQQTSPGPDLIKALSELSGGSTESQSGDRQGSPSSSSPHNTSSHLISSSLISSGVDNSLLSSPCASPEPSLVLNSSPPLCLPKHDLQSSDMETPLNQDQCAPASLSESVFEYDPPRSSSPKPQNETLPQSPTRSRSPTSSPAQASSLLRESEDIKPDNKDRPCPHLSTPPHDSEGTAFSTFSSVPPSPAPSLDCLFSDLIAINSTQPDFSFESPGNTLPERTEVALHENSLSGSGILSPLLPSSPYLPPFGPDFLCPCSFDSAPLIDSLSQSPENNQKDSVFSDSDGIDLSETPTDTLKEKDETPSSLSFQLDKDNPSIPSPLVLDSCKFEEGCSTLPCLALDPSIPACQSALSSQSHDPDDLIGPAAGKISDLTEQSISHEGQSCSHEENTDTTPASAVQDVIHIKTDHLALDIEDTHQRNERGEDERQTDTVQTGDTVVYISDTESSADLLEGSRLTSEEVCNQMEVDPQVPSCSLHDEPSTEIKQEELRKTCQRDINGTKNDSVLHEVPEVDSKMEVGAKKLIKIESLDQVFETSVDGSEGEYGDVDAFFQQLDSEGQVYWAEPIQVSSPAHAGFESDSFEASDGSPGDSVSSMGKATSLCLSSSATMDTDQSSGNPSASLDTPSSLALASFQSPPGTPDLKPSSRSVSVQMSSSLSSHIVHRKDVPYMTDSKRTPLPSVPPLDTSTPFRAVQAWTDVQIQRNALINKFSHGALHANPNELTMSVGASEMTQRPTLIFSSSPSFPLLSNDPGVARNYQTLSVSVDTGLWPDMEEEVDRNGNEDEKFWEGNHAANMACCCSCDHQCTCCTQKSCNKQHTLGNITYSLGDLEEMMLCLQQFCSVLSNMEEQLSEDQASVYSALSEQDREKVRDIEELRRAVKQEAQELEMQLNDLAHHYDDSLKM; encoded by the exons ATGAGTGCTGCTGCCTGTGTCGCTCTGTCTGTGAGCTCCTGCGCTGGAGGAACTTCAGCTTATTCACTGCATCTTTTACAAAGGCTCCTTGCTGCTGGCATCAGCTTAGCTGCTCAGGACAGTGTAGAACCAGGAATTATCTGGGTTACTTCAGTTGCACAG TTTCCTTTCATGGCAACTGATGGAGCTGTAGCCAAGAGGGCCAATCTGGTGGCATCTAAGCTCCAATGGGGCCTCAAGGACCTACCTGAGTCCAATACAGGTCACGACCAGGAAGCTCAAG GGAGTTCGAGCCAGAACAATGTCAGGAAATGGCTCACCACCACTGTCACTGA GGAAGATGCAAAGTGTGAGCCACTGACGGAGGCTACAG AGCTTGTAAGGAGGAACCCCAGCAGTGATGATGACTTGGCTCTGGGTGTAGAAG CGTCTTTATATGGTAAACAGGGAGTGAGGACGGTTCAGCAGTTTCTGCG gtggagcagatcaagttcagctctcagcaggtgGAACAGCTTCAGCTCGGCGACTTCAGGTCACTCTGGACCACTCAG TGTGATGGAAGTACTCAACCTGTGGAATGATGATCCGGAGGAGGTCCTCTTGGACCTGGGCTTCGGCTGTGACGAACCTGACCTATCTGGACGCATCCCGGCTCGTTTCATCAATTATCAGTCTCAGGCCAGAGGAATAAACTTGCAGGTGTTTTTGGAGGCCCAGAAGAACCGGATAGACCTGGAGAACCCAGATGTCAGCA ATCGTTTTAGACAACTTGAGGTTCTCCAGCAGGTAACTACAGCGTTCTCCTCCTTGGTGgggtcttcctcttcctctgctcttaGAGCAGCACAGGGAAAAGACCTCCCTCCTGAGGCCCAGGAGAGGAGGCGGCGAATGGGCATGCTGTTTAGACGAGCATCAAAGAAGTCACTCAGCCAAGTTCACAACTATAAATCCCAGGACCTAACCACACCTAATGCAACCTCCTCTCCCTGTGCTGCGTCTGAGTCATCCCAACCTCCACCTTACCTTGGAGACAAGAAAATCCCCTTAAAAAGATTCAAACCTGGACTTCTGGAGACTGCATGTCTGAGTCCTCTGGCAGAGGAGCAAGGGACTGGTCCAGAGCCTCAGTCCCAGCCCCACATGGTTTTTTTCACTGGCCAGGAGGGACCACTCAGATCTGGGCCACTGAGGGAAGGTCATCCCTTGACAGCCAACGCttctgcagagaggaagaagagccCAGGGCAGGCCAGTGAATCATTTGAAATGGAAGAG ATCCACAGTTTTGATGACAGTAGTGTCACAGGGAGCTATACGGGAGGAGCAGAAAATCTAG tgCGAGGTGTAATACGGACCAACAGCTGCCAGTCAGACAGCAGTGGATTTCTAGAAGAGCCCTTCATCCTGTCTCTCCCGCAACAGACCTCACCAGGACCTGATCTCATTAAG GCTCTGTCAGAGTTATcaggagggagcacagaaagCCAGAGCGGTGATAGGCAAggctctccctcttcttcttccccacATAACACCTCATCTCacctcatctcttcatctctgatCTCCTCCGGTGTTGAcaattctctcctttcctcaccCTGTGCTTCACCAGAGCCCTCATTAGTCTTGAACTCTTCCCCACCATTGTGTCTCCCAAAACATGACCTGCAAAGTTCAGATATGGAGACACCACTAAATCAGGATCAGTGCGCGCCTGCTTCGTTGTCTGAATCAGTGTTTGAGTACGATCCTCCTCGTTCTTCCTCACCCAAGCCACAGAACGAAACTCTCCCCCAATCTCCAACTCGTTCCCGCTCCCCTACGTCTTCCCCAGCGCAAGCTTCTTCATTGCTAAGAGAATCAGAGGACATTAAACCTGACAACAAAGATCGTCCATGCCCCCACCTCTCTACTCCTCCTCATGACTCTGAAGGCACAGCATTCTCTACCTTTTCAAGCGTCCCTCCGTCTCCTGCTCCAAGTTTGGATTGTCTGTTTTCTGACCTGATTGCTATAAATTCTACACAGCCTGACTTCTCCTTTGAGAGTCCAGGGAACACATTGCCAGAAAGGACAGAAGTGGCTTTGCATGAAAACTCCCTCTCTGGGTCTGGTATCTTATCACCTCTGCTTCCTTCTTCCCCCTATTTACCTCCCTTTGGCCCTGATTTTCTTTGTCCATGCTCTTTTGACTCTGCCCCACTAATTGACTCTCTCTCACAAAGTCCAGAAAACAATCAAAAGGATTCTGTTTTCTCAGACTCAGATGGAATAGACCTCTCTGAAACACCCACCGATACACTAAAGGAAAAGGATGAAACACCCTCTTCGCTCTCCTTTCAGCTGGACAAGGATAATCCCTCAATTCCATCCCCTCTTGTTCTGGACTCCTGTAAATTTGAGGAGGGTTGCTCCACTCTGCCCTGCCTTGCTCTTGACCCTTCCATTCCAGCTTGTCAGTCTGCCTTGTCCTCACAATCACATGATCCAGATGACCTGATAGGTCCAGCTGCTGGAAAAATTTCAGACCTGACAGAGCAATCCATCTCCCATGAGGGCCAGTCATGTTCTcatgaagaaaacacagatacTACTCCAGCCTCTGCTGTCCAAGATGTTATTCATATTAAGACAGATCACCTCGCTTTGGACATAGAGGATACCCATCAGAGGAATGAGAGgggagaggatgagagacagactgacactgtGCAGACTGGAGATACTGTTGTTTACATCTCAGATACAGAGAGTTCTGCAGATCTGTTGGAAGGCTCTAGATTAACCTCTGAAGAGGTATGTAACCAAATGGAAGTAGATCCACAGGTCCCCTCCTGTAGTCTGCATGATGAGCCCTCAACTGAAATCAAACAAGAAGAGTTAAGAAAAACCTGTCAAAGGGACATCAATGGCACAAAAAATGACTCAGTTTTACATGAAGTTCCAGAGGTAGACAGTAAGATGGAAGTTGGAGCAAAGAAGCTAATCAAGATTGAGAGCTTAGATCAAGTATTTGAAACGTCAGTGGATGGCTCGGAGGGTGAATATGGAGATGTGGATGCCTTTTTTCAGCAACTTGATTCTGAGGGGCAAGTCTATTGGGCAGAACCCATCCAGGTTTCCAGTCCGGCCCATGCTGGATTTGAATCCGACAGCTTTGAAGCCTCAGATGGATCTCCTGGGGATTCAGTTTCATCCATGGGCAAAGCTACATCTTTATGTTTGTCATCCTCAGCAACAATGGACACTGACCAGAGCTCAGGAAATCCAAGTGCTTCCTTAGATACACCCTCCTCCTTGGCTCTAGCTTCATTCCAATCTCCGCCCGGGACCCCAGACCTCAAGCCATCAAGCCGCTCAGTTTCTGTTCAGATGTCTTCGTCTTTGTCCTCTCATATTGTTCACAGGAAGGATGTTCCCTATATGACTGACTCAAAACGCACCCCTCTCCCTAGTGTTCCCCCCTTGGACACTTCGACCCCCTTCCGTGCTGTTCAGGCATGGACAGATGTACAGATTCAGAGAAATGCTCTCATCAACAAGTTTTCACATGGGGCTCTTCATGCTAACCCAAATGAACTGACCATGTCCGTGGGTGCCTCTGAAATGACACAAAGACCGACACTGATCTTCTCTTCATCCCCATCTTTCCCACTGCTGTCTAATGACCCTGGGGTGGCTAGAAACTACCAGACTTTGTCAGTCTCTGTGGACACAGGACTGTGGCCTGatatggaggaggaggtggacagGAATGGAAATGAAGATGAGAAGTTTTGGGAGGGCAATCACGCAGCCAACATGGCATGCTGCTGCTCTTGTGACCATCAGTGTACCTGCTGCACTCAAAAGAGTtgcaacaaacaacacacactgggAAACATTACT TACTCTTTGGGTGATTTGGAGGAGATGATGCTGTGTCTGCAACAGTTTTGCTCTGTGCTCAGCAACATGGAGGAACAGCTGTCTGAAGACCAGGCTTCAGTTTATAGTGCTCTCTCTGAGCAGGACAG ggagaAGGTTCGGGACATAGAGGAGCTGAGGCGAGCAGTGAAACAGGAGGCTCAAGAGCTGGAGATGCAGTTGAATGACCTGGCCCATCACTATGACGACAGCTTGAAAATG
- the itprid1 gene encoding uncharacterized protein itprid1 isoform X11 — protein sequence MSAAACVALSVSSCAGGTSAYSLHLLQRLLAAGISLAAQDSVEPGIIWVTSVAQFPFMATDGAVAKRANLVASKLQWGLKDLPESNTGHDQEAQGSSSQNNVRKWLTTTVTEEDAKCEPLTEATELVRRNPSSDDDLALGVEASLYGKQGVRTVQQFLRWSRSSSALSRWNSFSSATSGHSGPLSVMEVLNLWNDDPEEVLLDLGFGCDEPDLSGRIPARFINYQSQARGINLQVFLEAQKNRIDLENPDVSNRFRQLEVLQQVTTAFSSLVGSSSSSALRAAQGKDLPPEAQERRRRMGMLFRRASKKSLSQVHNYKSQDLTTPNATSSPCAASESSQPPPYLGDKKIPLKRFKPGLLETACLSPLAEEQGTGPEPQSQPHMVFFTGQEGPLRSGPLREGHPLTANASAERKKSPGQASESFEMEEIHSFDDSSVTGSYTGGAENLVRGVIRTNSCQSDSSGFLEEPFILSLPQQTSPGPDLIKALSELSGGSTESQSGDRQGSPSSSSPHNTSSHLISSSLISSGVDNSLLSSPCASPEPSLVLNSSPPLCLPKHDLQSSDMETPLNQDQCAPASLSESVFEYDPPRSSSPKPQNETLPQSPTRSRSPTSSPAQASSLLRESEDIKPDNKDRPCPHLSTPPHDSEGTAFSTFSSVPPSPAPSLDCLFSDLIAINSTQPDFSFESPGNTLPERTEVALHENSLSGSGILSPLLPSSPYLPPFGPDFLCPCSFDSAPLIDSLSQSPENNQKDSVFSDSDGIDLSETPTDTLKEKDETPSSLSFQLDKDNPSIPSPLVLDSCKFEEGCSTLPCLALDPSIPACQSALSSQSHDPDDLIGPAAGKISDLTEQSISHEGQSCSHEENTDTTPASAVQDVIHIKTDHLALDIEDTHQRNERGEDERQTDTVQTGDTVVYISDTESSADLLEGSRLTSEEVCNQMEVDPQVPSCSLHDEPSTEIKQEELRKTCQRDINGTKNDSVLHEVPEVDSKMEVGAKKLIKIESLDQVFETSVDGSEGEYGDVDAFFQQLDSEGQVYWAEPIQVSSPAHAGFESDSFEASDGSPGDSVSSMGKATSLCLSSSATMDTDQSSGNPSASLDTPSSLALASFQSPPGTPDLKPSSRSVSVQMSSSLSSHIVHRKDVPYMTDSKRTPLPSVPPLDTSTPFRAVQAWTDVQIQRNALINKFSHGALHANPNELTMSVGASEMTQRPTLIFSSSPSFPLLSNDPGVARNYQTLSVSVDTGLWPDMEEEVDRNGNEDEKFWEGNHAANMACCCSCDHQCTCCTQKSCNKQHTLGNITYSLGDLEEMMLCLQQFCSVLSNMEEQLSEDQASVYSALSEQDREKVRDIEELRRAVKQEAQELEMQLNDLAHHYDDSLKM from the exons ATGAGTGCTGCTGCCTGTGTCGCTCTGTCTGTGAGCTCCTGCGCTGGAGGAACTTCAGCTTATTCACTGCATCTTTTACAAAGGCTCCTTGCTGCTGGCATCAGCTTAGCTGCTCAGGACAGTGTAGAACCAGGAATTATCTGGGTTACTTCAGTTGCACAG TTTCCTTTCATGGCAACTGATGGAGCTGTAGCCAAGAGGGCCAATCTGGTGGCATCTAAGCTCCAATGGGGCCTCAAGGACCTACCTGAGTCCAATACAGGTCACGACCAGGAAGCTCAAG GGAGTTCGAGCCAGAACAATGTCAGGAAATGGCTCACCACCACTGTCACTGA GGAAGATGCAAAGTGTGAGCCACTGACGGAGGCTACAG AGCTTGTAAGGAGGAACCCCAGCAGTGATGATGACTTGGCTCTGGGTGTAGAAG CGTCTTTATATGGTAAACAGGGAGTGAGGACGGTTCAGCAGTTTCTGCG gtggagcagatcaagttcagctctcagcaggtgGAACAGCTTCAGCTCGGCGACTTCAGGTCACTCTGGACCACTCAG TGTGATGGAAGTACTCAACCTGTGGAATGATGATCCGGAGGAGGTCCTCTTGGACCTGGGCTTCGGCTGTGACGAACCTGACCTATCTGGACGCATCCCGGCTCGTTTCATCAATTATCAGTCTCAGGCCAGAGGAATAAACTTGCAGGTGTTTTTGGAGGCCCAGAAGAACCGGATAGACCTGGAGAACCCAGATGTCAGCA ATCGTTTTAGACAACTTGAGGTTCTCCAGCAGGTAACTACAGCGTTCTCCTCCTTGGTGgggtcttcctcttcctctgctcttaGAGCAGCACAGGGAAAAGACCTCCCTCCTGAGGCCCAGGAGAGGAGGCGGCGAATGGGCATGCTGTTTAGACGAGCATCAAAGAAGTCACTCAGCCAAGTTCACAACTATAAATCCCAGGACCTAACCACACCTAATGCAACCTCCTCTCCCTGTGCTGCGTCTGAGTCATCCCAACCTCCACCTTACCTTGGAGACAAGAAAATCCCCTTAAAAAGATTCAAACCTGGACTTCTGGAGACTGCATGTCTGAGTCCTCTGGCAGAGGAGCAAGGGACTGGTCCAGAGCCTCAGTCCCAGCCCCACATGGTTTTTTTCACTGGCCAGGAGGGACCACTCAGATCTGGGCCACTGAGGGAAGGTCATCCCTTGACAGCCAACGCttctgcagagaggaagaagagccCAGGGCAGGCCAGTGAATCATTTGAAATGGAAGAG ATCCACAGTTTTGATGACAGTAGTGTCACAGGGAGCTATACGGGAGGAGCAGAAAATCTAG tgCGAGGTGTAATACGGACCAACAGCTGCCAGTCAGACAGCAGTGGATTTCTAGAAGAGCCCTTCATCCTGTCTCTCCCGCAACAGACCTCACCAGGACCTGATCTCATTAAG GCTCTGTCAGAGTTATcaggagggagcacagaaagCCAGAGCGGTGATAGGCAAggctctccctcttcttcttccccacATAACACCTCATCTCacctcatctcttcatctctgatCTCCTCCGGTGTTGAcaattctctcctttcctcaccCTGTGCTTCACCAGAGCCCTCATTAGTCTTGAACTCTTCCCCACCATTGTGTCTCCCAAAACATGACCTGCAAAGTTCAGATATGGAGACACCACTAAATCAGGATCAGTGCGCGCCTGCTTCGTTGTCTGAATCAGTGTTTGAGTACGATCCTCCTCGTTCTTCCTCACCCAAGCCACAGAACGAAACTCTCCCCCAATCTCCAACTCGTTCCCGCTCCCCTACGTCTTCCCCAGCGCAAGCTTCTTCATTGCTAAGAGAATCAGAGGACATTAAACCTGACAACAAAGATCGTCCATGCCCCCACCTCTCTACTCCTCCTCATGACTCTGAAGGCACAGCATTCTCTACCTTTTCAAGCGTCCCTCCGTCTCCTGCTCCAAGTTTGGATTGTCTGTTTTCTGACCTGATTGCTATAAATTCTACACAGCCTGACTTCTCCTTTGAGAGTCCAGGGAACACATTGCCAGAAAGGACAGAAGTGGCTTTGCATGAAAACTCCCTCTCTGGGTCTGGTATCTTATCACCTCTGCTTCCTTCTTCCCCCTATTTACCTCCCTTTGGCCCTGATTTTCTTTGTCCATGCTCTTTTGACTCTGCCCCACTAATTGACTCTCTCTCACAAAGTCCAGAAAACAATCAAAAGGATTCTGTTTTCTCAGACTCAGATGGAATAGACCTCTCTGAAACACCCACCGATACACTAAAGGAAAAGGATGAAACACCCTCTTCGCTCTCCTTTCAGCTGGACAAGGATAATCCCTCAATTCCATCCCCTCTTGTTCTGGACTCCTGTAAATTTGAGGAGGGTTGCTCCACTCTGCCCTGCCTTGCTCTTGACCCTTCCATTCCAGCTTGTCAGTCTGCCTTGTCCTCACAATCACATGATCCAGATGACCTGATAGGTCCAGCTGCTGGAAAAATTTCAGACCTGACAGAGCAATCCATCTCCCATGAGGGCCAGTCATGTTCTcatgaagaaaacacagatacTACTCCAGCCTCTGCTGTCCAAGATGTTATTCATATTAAGACAGATCACCTCGCTTTGGACATAGAGGATACCCATCAGAGGAATGAGAGgggagaggatgagagacagactgacactgtGCAGACTGGAGATACTGTTGTTTACATCTCAGATACAGAGAGTTCTGCAGATCTGTTGGAAGGCTCTAGATTAACCTCTGAAGAGGTATGTAACCAAATGGAAGTAGATCCACAGGTCCCCTCCTGTAGTCTGCATGATGAGCCCTCAACTGAAATCAAACAAGAAGAGTTAAGAAAAACCTGTCAAAGGGACATCAATGGCACAAAAAATGACTCAGTTTTACATGAAGTTCCAGAGGTAGACAGTAAGATGGAAGTTGGAGCAAAGAAGCTAATCAAGATTGAGAGCTTAGATCAAGTATTTGAAACGTCAGTGGATGGCTCGGAGGGTGAATATGGAGATGTGGATGCCTTTTTTCAGCAACTTGATTCTGAGGGGCAAGTCTATTGGGCAGAACCCATCCAGGTTTCCAGTCCGGCCCATGCTGGATTTGAATCCGACAGCTTTGAAGCCTCAGATGGATCTCCTGGGGATTCAGTTTCATCCATGGGCAAAGCTACATCTTTATGTTTGTCATCCTCAGCAACAATGGACACTGACCAGAGCTCAGGAAATCCAAGTGCTTCCTTAGATACACCCTCCTCCTTGGCTCTAGCTTCATTCCAATCTCCGCCCGGGACCCCAGACCTCAAGCCATCAAGCCGCTCAGTTTCTGTTCAGATGTCTTCGTCTTTGTCCTCTCATATTGTTCACAGGAAGGATGTTCCCTATATGACTGACTCAAAACGCACCCCTCTCCCTAGTGTTCCCCCCTTGGACACTTCGACCCCCTTCCGTGCTGTTCAGGCATGGACAGATGTACAGATTCAGAGAAATGCTCTCATCAACAAGTTTTCACATGGGGCTCTTCATGCTAACCCAAATGAACTGACCATGTCCGTGGGTGCCTCTGAAATGACACAAAGACCGACACTGATCTTCTCTTCATCCCCATCTTTCCCACTGCTGTCTAATGACCCTGGGGTGGCTAGAAACTACCAGACTTTGTCAGTCTCTGTGGACACAGGACTGTGGCCTGatatggaggaggaggtggacagGAATGGAAATGAAGATGAGAAGTTTTGGGAGGGCAATCACGCAGCCAACATGGCATGCTGCTGCTCTTGTGACCATCAGTGTACCTGCTGCACTCAAAAGAGTtgcaacaaacaacacacactgggAAACATTACT TACTCTTTGGGTGATTTGGAGGAGATGATGCTGTGTCTGCAACAGTTTTGCTCTGTGCTCAGCAACATGGAGGAACAGCTGTCTGAAGACCAGGCTTCAGTTTATAGTGCTCTCTCTGAGCAGGACAG